In Candidatus Nezhaarchaeota archaeon, the sequence GGTTGCCCCGTATTCCCCCTTGCCTAAAGCCTCAACCTTACCGCCAAGCGTGTATGCTAAGAGCTGATGTCCATAGCATATCCCGAGTATCGGTAAGCCAAGCCCTAAAAGCCTAAAGTCCAATTTAGGCGATGCATCCAATCGGACACTCGAAGGTCCACCCGATAGTATGAGGCCCTTAACCTCGAGATTACGAGGTAGCGCCTTTATTTCATCGTAAGCTGACCCTCCATGGACAACCTCTGAATAAACTCCTACTTCCCTAACCCTTCTCGCTATGAGGTGGGCGTACTGCCCACCATAGTCAACAACTACAATGCAATCCATGTTCTCAACCAAGCTTAAAAATGGGGAAAAGAGGGGGAACGTCAGCCTTTAGGTTTATAGGTTTTCCTACAACCTCTCATCTCCACGACTACCTCTCCAGTGGTTTCAAGCTGGTTAAGGAGCTTCGCCGCTTTAGCCTTGCTTAAGCCTGCAAGCTCAGCTATCTTAGTCGCTGGCAAGCCCTTAGGATTCTGCTTCAAAACTTCTTTAATTTTCTCAACTTCAGACATAGCGTCACCCACAATACTCTTAATAAGCATGTATGAGTTCAAACATTTAAAGCCTTAACGGATCTGCTTAATTAGCCTCCCATATTCTTCGTATATGGCTTCTTCTATGTCCGCCATGCCCCTCTCAGTCAATACGTGAGCTATGAAGGCTGTTCCACCAGCTCCAACACCTTCCTTTACATATCCATCCTCATAGCGTCTCAGCCCAACATAAGGCGCCTTCGAGAAGTCTAAGTTAACTGAGACTATGGGCACCGCGGGCTCAATAGACCCTATTAGATTCGCTATGCTCGACAACTTATCTGATGTTATCCACCTCGTAGTGACTGTGATGACTGAGCCTCTTAGATTTAAGTTCATGTGCTTCGCTATTGCTATGACAGATGCCATTTGTGTTCCACCTGCCAGCACGACCTTAGCTCCATTCTCCAGCGCTCCGTGAACGAAGCCGGCCATGGAGACGTGTACCGGGTCGCCTAGTGCTGAAACTGCTTTAATAGGGTCCTTCCTCACCTCATCAACCCTTAATCTTGCTTTCTCGAGGCCCTCCCTAACGATCCTCTCCTTGAGTTCATGAGGATTCGATGGCGAAGCGCTACTGACCTTCCCCCAAGCATTATAGCCTAGAGCTGATAGAATTCCTAGAGTAGTCGTTGTTCCTCCAGGTATGCTCTCCCCAAGCAAGTACACGTCAACTCCATGAATTGTATGAGCTAACGTTCTAGCCTCATCGTATAACGACTTAGTAACCTCATATGGCAAAGCACTCCCAGTGTTGATGAATTCACCTACTCTCCTACTCGGTAGGACCACGTGTGGAATCTTGGGCTCTATGGCTGAGCCCACATCAACGACGATGTAGGGTATCTTGCACAAGTTGAGGCACGTCCTCGTTATGATGGCGGGCGTCGGTATGCCTTCCGGCGTTACGGGAATGACATTGAAACTCTTGGGCGCACCATATACTAGATACTCCACATCACAAGCAGGGGTATAGAGTGTAAGATCAGGCGTAGCACCAGCGATGCTTATCCCAGGTATTGTTGATGTCCGCGTTGAACCTATGAAGTAGAGCGCCATAACTCTACCCGTCTTAACCTTATCGATCACCTCATTCATGATGCTGTGTGATCCAATGACGGAGAACTCCATGCCTCATCGCCAGGTCACTTTATGTTAATTAAGCTTTAGTTTTAAACATTTAGTTTGAACATCAAGTTGCAATGCCTTGCAAGGCAAGCACTTAACGTAAAGAGCCCTTATTATGGCTATAGGCCTTTAAAAAGCCAATAGCAGATTATCGCGTCACTCTCTTCCTTCAATCATTGAAAAGCTTATGACGTAAAGGGAGGACGTAATTTACTCACTCATAAAAAGCCTACCCACTAAAATGTTTTAAAACCCCTCAATTAGCTAGTCATGTAGACTTCTAACATATTAATAAACGTAATACCCACGATATCTGCACGATGAGGTTCACAGAGCTTAGAGATACTAGAAGGTTGCTTTGGACCCTCATAGATTTTAGACGGATCGTAAATAACAGCACTGAAGCTATCAGTGATGTGATACTAACGACCAGGTCGATTAAGCGCTTAATTAATCATCAAGAGGACTCAAGCTTAGGTTCGAGGTTAATCAAGGCCGGTATTGTTTGTATAGCCCTTCCGGAGCCACTATTTTCAAACATAGTAGGATCAATGCTGATTGCCACCGGGGCGCTCCTCAGGCGCTCAAATAGCTTAAGTGTCATGGATGCCATTAGGAGCATCAATATGGTTATGGATGAACTGAAGATGGTGCAGACATGATCATAACCCGATGACGTCCTCACACTGCAATTATTTAGTTATGCGATGAAGTGGCACTCTTACTCCTCAATTTTTAGTTGCTTCTTTGCTTCCTCATCTGCTAAAATTATTTCAACAACCCACCTAGCTACCTTACCAGAGACCTCTGTACACTTATCCTTGTGTCCACCCATCTCCTCGAATTTTCTAAAGTCCTCTGGATTCCAGAGGTTAAAGGATCTTCCAAAGAGTCTTAGCTGGACATCCTTACACGAGCAACCTCCAAACTCGTTTACAAACATGTCGTAGAGCTCCTTTGCCTTCACGTACGACTTGAGGAACCCCTTCTTGCCCATGTTCTCTAAGCTCCTACCGTATACTAAGCCTAACGCTAATACGCCTCCCGCTAGAGCTCCACACGTACAATTTCCACTAAGTCCTAGGCCTCCAGCTAGGGGATGAGCTGACTTAATTACTAACTCGGCCCCCTTAAGGTTAAGCACCTCGTAAATAGCCCTTAAGACGGCTTGCGAGCAATTCTTGTATTCGACACCATACCTGAACGCTAATTGATAAGCCTCTTCAGCCTTATTCATGTCCACCAACAACAACGCTCTTGTGCATCAATTTAAGGTTTACCTCAAATTTTGCTTTTTAGGAGCTTAAGGGGCCTTACTTCAATCTAAACTTAAGAGTATCGACAATTAAGAGGACATGTTAAGCTGGAGACGTTGAATAGCTCCAACCAATATAAGCCTTAGGGGACGGGCTATGCTGCATGGAGTCTTAAAGAAGTTTGTTTTATTCTTAGCTAAGCTTTTCTTTTATTTCTACGGCTTCATGTGGGCGCTTGGAGCACCAAAAGCTCGCAAAGTTAGTGAAGTCCTTGAGCTTTTCTACATCAGGTTCTTGAGGGTCCAGAGAAATCACGTAGAGGTAGTTAAGCTCGATGACTATGAACTAGTAACTCGCTGTAGAAATCCTTGCCCTATACTTTGGCTTTCATTGCGTCTAAGCTTAGATACAAAGTTCACGTGCAGGTACATCTCAGAACCAGTCTGCAAGTACGTTCTTAAGAGGCTGAATCCCAACTTGGTTTTTGAGCGAAACTATAACGGGATAAGGCCATACAAGGATTATTGCGAAGAACGCATACTTTTAAAGTCCTAGCGTCACGTGGTCGAGAAGCTCCTCATCAGCCTTGAAGCTTGAGCTCTTAGAGATCATTGACTCCAACAAGCGCGTTATACTCACGTGACTTCAATCGCTACTTAACACTTAAGCTAGCCATAGTGTGGCGAGCAATTAAGGTGCTAAGCTTTACACCGAGATAAATGATGTACCCCTTCACGCGAATTACAGCGTTAATGGAAGGCTCTACGATAAGATTATAGTGATCCTCCAACTAAAACCCCCATGTAACTCACACCTTCCCGTGCTAGAAGGGGCTTGATAAGCATAATGAGCAGTGGATTAATGCCTAAGAACGAGGAGGCCTTGCAGGGTTACCCTAGGATGCTTAAGAGGGGTGTCAAGTTTAATCCCCTTGAAGTTGCCAGGCAGACTGAAAGCATAGTGTGCAAGGATGGTGCTAGGAAGTATACAGCCTTCTATGCTACTGGCGTTTATGGTGGAATCGCAACTGGATACGTTGTTGGCTGTTGTCTAAGATGCTACTTTTGCTGGACGGACTTGAGCAGAGACTTCCCTGAAGTGTACGGTAAGTTTTACTCAGCTGAAGAGGTTTGCGAGAACATAGTTAAAGTGGCTAGAAAGTGGAGAGTTAACAAAGCTAGGATTAGTGGTGGTGAACCTACACTATGTAGAAAACATCTAACAAGACTTCTTGAGTTAATTCAAGATAGAGAGGAGGTGAAGCTATTCATACTTGAAACCAACGGGATACTATTTGGAGCCTATGAAAGCTATGTCAAGGATATCGCAGGTCTTAGCAAGGTTTATGTAAGGGTCTCACTTAAAGCAGGTGAACCGGAGGCATTTGAATCTAGGACGGGAGCTTCAAAGGATTTCTTTGAACTTCCATTTAAAGCCATTAAGAACCTACTTGAGAACAACGTAAGGTTTCACGTTGCAGCCATGACCGATCCGAGAATTATGCCTCCTGAAGAGAGGAGAAAACTATTGGAGAGATTAGCAGAAATCGATCAATTCGTAGCAGCTAACTTAGAGGAGGAGGTTTGTGACCCATACGAGGGGACACTGGCACGAATGCACTTCTATGGAATAGACCCCATAAAGTTCTTTGGTGGGAGGTATTAGAGCTGTCCTCCAACTTCAAAGAGAAAATTAGGAAAATACTTGAGGTCTCAGAGATTGAAGGAGAGGATGCGGATCTTAGAGCTCTATGCTCAGCACTCAACATTGAGATCCCAACAGAGCTAAAGAAATACGAGGAGTTACCGCCACGAATAGCATTAGCACTAGCATATTCAAACGGGAGGTTAAGGGACCTCTTGAGGGAGGTGGCTAGCAACTTCATTGAGAAAAAAAGCGATTATAAAACCTGTACGAGTCTCAGTTAAATTCCTTGATTAGTCATGTGTAAAGCCCTCAATTGAAGTAAAACTTTAAGTCATGAATTGTGAGAAGCATTCTCTAATTTAGACGGCGATTTTAGACGGTGATAACTAACTGAACATCCTCGATGTTTTCATGTATTCCTCTGCTCAACATAAAGACTATCCCTAATTCGTACACACCTCAGTACATTGATTAGGTGGTGATGGCTTCTCGATTCAATTACTCCTCACTGCGAAGTAGCTTCTCAAACATTCGCATGATGGTGAAGATTACTGAGAAGCCTATGATGGTAAAGAGCAACATCTT encodes:
- a CDS encoding TIGR00303 family protein, with the protein product MEFSVIGSHSIMNEVIDKVKTGRVMALYFIGSTRTSTIPGISIAGATPDLTLYTPACDVEYLVYGAPKSFNVIPVTPEGIPTPAIITRTCLNLCKIPYIVVDVGSAIEPKIPHVVLPSRRVGEFINTGSALPYEVTKSLYDEARTLAHTIHGVDVYLLGESIPGGTTTTLGILSALGYNAWGKVSSASPSNPHELKERIVREGLEKARLRVDEVRKDPIKAVSALGDPVHVSMAGFVHGALENGAKVVLAGGTQMASVIAIAKHMNLNLRGSVITVTTRWITSDKLSSIANLIGSIEPAVPIVSVNLDFSKAPYVGLRRYEDGYVKEGVGAGGTAFIAHVLTERGMADIEEAIYEEYGRLIKQIR
- a CDS encoding helix-turn-helix domain-containing protein, whose amino-acid sequence is MSEVEKIKEVLKQNPKGLPATKIAELAGLSKAKAAKLLNQLETTGEVVVEMRGCRKTYKPKG
- a CDS encoding radical SAM protein, with translation MPKNEEALQGYPRMLKRGVKFNPLEVARQTESIVCKDGARKYTAFYATGVYGGIATGYVVGCCLRCYFCWTDLSRDFPEVYGKFYSAEEVCENIVKVARKWRVNKARISGGEPTLCRKHLTRLLELIQDREEVKLFILETNGILFGAYESYVKDIAGLSKVYVRVSLKAGEPEAFESRTGASKDFFELPFKAIKNLLENNVRFHVAAMTDPRIMPPEERRKLLERLAEIDQFVAANLEEEVCDPYEGTLARMHFYGIDPIKFFGGRY
- a CDS encoding C-GCAxxG-C-C family protein, translated to MNKAEEAYQLAFRYGVEYKNCSQAVLRAIYEVLNLKGAELVIKSAHPLAGGLGLSGNCTCGALAGGVLALGLVYGRSLENMGKKGFLKSYVKAKELYDMFVNEFGGCSCKDVQLRLFGRSFNLWNPEDFRKFEEMGGHKDKCTEVSGKVARWVVEIILADEEAKKQLKIEE